A stretch of the Corynebacterium maris DSM 45190 genome encodes the following:
- a CDS encoding DUF3054 domain-containing protein: MSRASAIIADVVAIAVFALLARMAHQSDDMPFTFGGWLSTLWPFLIGVAAAWVVIAAAKWDGAKLHPAGWVAWLIVVVVGLSIWGIRNQAFPHWSFIIVASVMSVILMLGWRAVATAVTRRKTTVAV; this comes from the coding sequence ATGAGCCGCGCCAGTGCCATCATCGCCGACGTCGTCGCCATCGCCGTGTTCGCCCTGCTCGCCCGCATGGCGCACCAGTCCGACGACATGCCGTTCACTTTCGGCGGCTGGCTGTCCACGCTGTGGCCTTTCCTCATCGGCGTGGCCGCCGCCTGGGTCGTCATCGCCGCCGCCAAGTGGGACGGGGCGAAGCTGCACCCAGCGGGCTGGGTCGCGTGGCTCATCGTGGTCGTCGTCGGCTTAAGTATCTGGGGCATCCGCAACCAGGCCTTCCCCCACTGGTCGTTCATCATCGTCGCCTCGGTCATGTCCGTGATCCTCATGCTCGGCTGGCGGGCGGTGGCCACGGCCGTCACCCGGCGGAAAACGACGGTCGCGGTCTAA
- a CDS encoding acyl-CoA carboxylase subunit beta, with the protein MSTADKLADLRERLETAQDPGSERARTKRDEAGRSTPRDRIARLLDEGSFTEIGALAKTPGVDDAVYSDGVVTGYGRIDGRPVCVYAHDKTVYGGSVGVTFGKKVVEVMEMAIKIGCPVIGIQDSGGARIQDAVTSLAMYSEISRRQMPLSGRSPQISIMMGKSAGGAVYAPVTTDFVIAVDGEAEMYVTGPNVIREVTGEDVTSAELGGARQQELNGNIQAVVDSEDDAFDLVRDLLGHLPLTCFDETPAVLAPTDEDVSGEDELVLDEFIPDDTNAGYDMMDLLVQLGDDDDLIELQENFAPNMITAFGRIDGQTVGYVANNPMHLAGCIDADAADKSARFIRICDAYNIPIVFVVDTPGYLPGVEQEKAGLIHRGAKLAFAAVEATVPKVTLVVRKAYGGAYAVMGSKNLAGDINLAWPTAQIAVMGSAAAVVMIQGKQLDAITDPEQRAHMKKVFMDFYDESMTSPYVAAERGYIDSMIQPHESRLALRRALRQLRTKDVRDLPKKHNIIPM; encoded by the coding sequence ATGAGCACCGCCGACAAGCTCGCGGACCTGCGCGAGCGGCTGGAGACGGCGCAGGACCCCGGTTCGGAGCGCGCGCGGACCAAGCGCGACGAGGCCGGCCGCTCCACCCCGCGCGACCGCATCGCCCGCCTGCTGGACGAGGGCTCTTTCACTGAGATCGGCGCTTTGGCCAAGACCCCGGGCGTGGACGACGCCGTCTACTCCGACGGCGTGGTCACCGGCTACGGGCGCATCGACGGCCGCCCGGTGTGCGTCTACGCCCACGACAAGACCGTCTACGGCGGCTCGGTCGGGGTGACCTTCGGCAAGAAGGTCGTGGAAGTCATGGAGATGGCCATCAAGATCGGGTGCCCGGTCATCGGCATCCAGGACTCCGGCGGCGCCCGCATCCAGGACGCGGTGACGTCGCTGGCGATGTACTCGGAAATTTCGCGGCGCCAGATGCCGTTGTCCGGGCGCAGCCCGCAGATCTCGATCATGATGGGCAAGTCCGCCGGCGGCGCGGTGTACGCGCCGGTGACCACCGACTTCGTCATCGCGGTCGACGGCGAGGCGGAGATGTACGTCACCGGCCCCAATGTCATCCGCGAGGTCACCGGCGAGGACGTCACCTCCGCGGAGCTCGGCGGGGCGCGGCAGCAGGAGCTCAACGGCAACATCCAGGCCGTCGTCGACTCCGAGGACGACGCCTTCGACCTGGTCCGCGACCTGCTCGGTCACCTGCCGCTGACGTGTTTCGACGAGACGCCGGCGGTGCTGGCCCCCACGGACGAGGACGTCTCCGGCGAGGACGAGCTGGTGCTGGACGAGTTCATCCCGGACGACACCAACGCCGGCTACGACATGATGGACCTGCTGGTCCAGCTCGGCGACGACGACGATCTCATCGAGCTGCAGGAGAACTTCGCCCCGAACATGATCACCGCCTTCGGGCGCATCGACGGCCAGACGGTGGGGTATGTGGCGAACAACCCCATGCACCTGGCGGGCTGCATCGATGCGGACGCCGCCGACAAGTCGGCGCGGTTCATCCGCATCTGCGACGCCTACAACATCCCGATCGTCTTCGTCGTCGACACCCCCGGCTACCTGCCCGGGGTGGAGCAGGAGAAGGCCGGCCTGATCCACCGCGGCGCGAAGCTCGCCTTCGCCGCGGTGGAGGCGACCGTGCCGAAGGTGACGCTGGTGGTGCGCAAGGCCTACGGTGGCGCGTACGCGGTGATGGGGTCGAAAAACCTGGCCGGAGACATTAACCTGGCGTGGCCGACCGCGCAGATCGCCGTGATGGGTTCCGCCGCGGCGGTGGTGATGATCCAGGGCAAGCAGCTCGACGCGATCACGGACCCGGAGCAGCGGGCGCACATGAAGAAGGTGTTCATGGACTTCTACGACGAGTCCATGACCAGCCCGTACGTCGCCGCGGAGCGCGGGTACATCGATTCGATGATCCAGCCGCACGAGTCCCGGCTCGCGCTGCGCCGGGCGCTGCGTCAGCTGCGCACCAAGGACGTCCGCGACCTGCCGAAAAAGCACAACATCATCCCGATGTAA